AATAGCCATGCCCTTTTGTAACTTAGgacaattctttttccaatgTCTTTTCTCACGACAAAAAGCACATTCATATTTGGCAGGTCTCCCTTTGGACTTACTTCTTCTACAGATTTGTTCTTTGTCATGAACGACCTCTTCATCGTTAAGACTTACGTAGTTGTATCTCGTGatctttttatctttctttcgagTCTCAGATCTATACAACGCACTACAGACTGCATCAAATGTGATCGTATCCTTCCCATGAAGCCATGTGGTGGTAAGATGATGATATTCATCAGGAAGAGAATTCAAGAATAGTAATGCcttgtcttcatcttcaaatttctcatccaaatttagcaagtctgctaaaattttattgaatgagttcACATGGTCATTCATCGACATACCGGGTGCATATGTGAATCgataaagtttctttttcatataaagcctattttcaagactttttgTTAGAAACTTTTCTTCCAATGTATCCCACAACTTCTTCGCTGATGTCTCCCTCATGACAGAGTACTTCCGCTCTTTGGCTAAACATAGGCGAATTGTTCCACATGCCTGTCTATTTATCTTAGCCCACTCCTTGTCATGTTTTTCTTCAAGGGCTACATCCAGCTCTTGCTGACATAAGACATCCAGGATCTCACATTGCCACATACCAAAGTTATTggtaccatcaaatttctctacttcaaattttgcattggtCACAGTAGTATTTGCTGATGACGATACCTTTTCCATTTTACTCCTCAATCCCAACTACTGTATGTGAACAGTGCTGTGAACGATTGTATTCCCCAAGTACGaatctagctctgataccaattgttgtgCAGAAGCTTGTGAAAGAGTATTGGAAAAATAATTGTCCTAAGTTACAAAAATGCAAGGCTATTTCTAATTCATGTTCGCTACACACCAAGGCTCATTAGGTGGGTTTTGCAGCTTcaagaatttgacatcgagaTTCGAAATAAGAAGGGATGCGAAAACTAGGTGGCTGACCACTTGAGTAGGTTAAAAACACCTTGTGACGACACTTTTATAAAGGATGAGTTTCCTGATTAGGGCCTATTTTTGACCCAAGAGTATTTCCCGTGGTATGCGAATATGGTAAACTTCCTTGCTACAGGTTCATTACTAGGTTATCTCGTTCCATGAGGGACAAACTTAAAAGAGAAGCTCAATATTATATTTGGGATGACCCATACTTGTAGAAACATTTCTCAGATTAGGTAATACGACATTGTGTTCTAGAAATCGAGGTGGCCTCTATACTTACTTTCTATCATAATCATACTAGAAATATAATATAAGCCCACCCAACAGAGATCAGGCTATACTTACTTTCCGTAAATAGGGCTTGAACCCAAGACATTAAACACACATCCAAAACACTTAGCCACTGAAGCATATACacatttatgttaaaattcaCAGAAAccaatttaagaaatttaggcGTTACAAAGCCACATCATGcttacactttcattttggtcacccaacttgTAGGTTGCTTACATTTTGCccctttaaaaaaatcttttctaGGTGTTACAATACAACTCAAATTCTTTCACTATAATGAAAATGACTTAAGAAGATCAAAGCTCAACCAAGACCACCACTCTTATTGAAACAATCATAAGACAGTTTAGGCtttaagatgaaaaagaaaatatcgaaGCACAACATTAAAATCGATTGTCTTTAAAGGAAGCATGAAAATTCAAAGCAACCTATATCTTAGTCGCAAGCATCGGGGTTAGCTAAGAGGTAAGCTTCAATAGCTTTGTAAACTCCCTCACTCCCTTTAATGAGAGCCTTGATTTCATCTTGGTGATTACATAGTCACCAAAAGTGTAAAATTTCATCGAGCTCTTGCAAACACTTCCTCCACTACAGATGCCTCAAACTTATTCTCGTAGTTGATTTTCTCAAGCTTGTCCCCAAAGGCCCACCTTCAATCAAATCAgaatcgtatgaaaatttgtTCTCATCATGTCCTCCAACTGGTGCTTCATATATTGGAATGGAAGgcctaaacaaataaaatacttgTTATCGACATACTCGTGTTGACCGCATTGGAAAGAGGCCATAGaaagtgaaaataatgaaagaacTAACCTTCAACAAAGTTGATCTTTACGATACTTCCAGGGCGTGGATTAGCTTCAACCTCAATACTCTTGATTGCATGAGGGCGCTATGGGCGGACCTTGTCGACTTCAAGAACGAAGGCCTTGAAAAGCTCAAGGGAGCGATCGGGAGGTAGAGTCATAGTTATAAGTGACAACACCCATGATTCTAATACTACTTGGGACTTTGAgttgaaagaaaagaataaaaggatGATTGAGTGAGAGTTTGAGGTGTGAGATGATTGAGAACCAAGATGCTATTTATAGACTGATATGTTATTCTCATATTTTAATTGGATTTATATCCAACATTGTTATTAATATTCATTGAATTGGTACTAGTCAAATTAGGCAGCCAGAACTTATTAAATCGCAAATTGGTGACTAAATATTTTATCAGTTTGTCTCCTATTTATTTGCTTTATATCTCttcaaaatgtattttttaaaagaaatatataatgaTAACATATATTAgatattcatttaattataaatatatttaaaaatattttattagtaattatatattttataattaaaatttaataaaataaattttaatccatAAATAGTAATTCTGGTGGAATCGAATTAACCTGAAATCAGATTTGCACTATTGTTCATTTTGCTGATGAATTAATCCTTTCCCAAAATGACTAGAAAACttgtagaaaagaaagaaatgaatttttCCATTTCAACCCCTTTTGGGAATTAACATGTAAAATTCGGACACTTAGACTTAGGGACTtaaagtaggggtgagcaaaactcgattcgattcgaaaaaatcaaaaagaaaatcgtatttcgagttaatcgaatagAGTTATTCGAGTCGACTTGAGtaagtaattcgagtttgaatcaagttaaattttacaattcgaataactcgaataacatAATGGTGTAAATACCCCTTTGGtccctgtcaattttgaaaatgagcaaattggtctctctttcaacaaaaattacaaaaaaatttcaaaatatttttaaaagttccagaatttatatttttttttaaaaaaatctagagaatatataaagaaagttaaaaatttaaacattttctaaaataataataatgggacttaaataagttaattaatgattgaagtttatcatactaaagtatctggtttcaaatttatgtgctccaACATAGAATTAATTGTCttgtaataagattttaatttgacatgtttaattttttaatataatacgaacaatttcactcaatttgaTTAGACTCGAATCTCATTTTACTCGATCctattcgaaaaaaattcaaatcgagttagaatgataaaataggactcacCATCTCGATTAAATGGAATTTttttcactcgactcgattcaatcgaatgctcacccctaacttAAAGCATAACTTTTGGTATTTTTTCTAATGTGAtatttgtgtgtttttttttttgtctaatggtgcttatttttttacaaaaagtatatattttgcCACCTAAAGGTAACACTGCtaactttttagtttttaattcgAGCTTTAgagttgatgaaaatttataattagctaataatattatcaattaattaactttcatcaaaatAACCCTAAAATCCAGATTAAATCacatcaatatatattaaaaataggaaACTCAAaagaaattgttaaaattaaagtgatatttgctaaactaaaaattaagtgttgaatttgaattataaaactATGGTTAACGGTTTGATTGTTAAAGATGCGGCATTGTTGACGAGAACAACCAGAAACTGACACATGACATGCCATGAGATTAAGTATgtttaacatatatttaaaagaaaatcacgGAATATAAGTGTGGAAAAGAAGTTGAACTGCATTTGCATGTGaagattcaaatttcaaaatataaacttatatgtaTGGCAGCACCCTCTGAACAGCCTTAGGAAGACTTGGACTTATCCAGAAAAggttttttaattgaatataatataatatcaacactacaccaaaacaggcttttagcggcgcttttttaggcctttagcgatGCTAAAAAGtcccgctaaaagtatttgcggcgcttttaaaaaccccgcaaaaaatgccgctaatgaaAACGTCACTAACTTTAGCAGCGTTTTCaaaaataaacgccgctaaagatcatgacctttagcggcgtttgtgggaaaagcgccgctaaagactatgacctttagcggcgcattcctacaaacgccgctaaagaccatgacctttagcggcgctttttccacaaacgccggcTCAAAACCATGACCTTTAatggcgcttttcccacaaacgccacGAAATACCatggcctttagcggcacttctacaacaaacgccactataggTCATaacatttttctataaaaatgaCTTTTAGCGACACTTTTTCACAAATGCAACTAAAAACATaacttctaaaaaaaatttaattaaataatatttatttctatgataaatattatataatgttttattttttatatttaaactttaaactatatacttttaaggataaaaatttaattaaattaaattttctattaaaattttaactttaaaggtaaatataaaattaatgaatttaaatttagaattaaaatattatgttcaaACTCATATGATCTATATTAACTCGGCCAAAtataaaagaagctacaaaacaCGTAATAATTAACAATCATGGTTAAAGAAGCTAGTATACAAGGTAGCTACAAAACCCTATTTCAATAACACCTAATTCAAGTTCCGACTAAGATAAACGACCA
This genomic window from Gossypium raimondii isolate GPD5lz chromosome 10, ASM2569854v1, whole genome shotgun sequence contains:
- the LOC105778675 gene encoding LOW QUALITY PROTEIN: major pollen allergen Bet v 1-A (The sequence of the model RefSeq protein was modified relative to this genomic sequence to represent the inferred CDS: inserted 4 bases in 4 codons), giving the protein MGVVTYNYDSTSPVAPARLFKAFILEADKVWPIATPHAIKSIEVEANPRPGSIVKINFVEGLPFQYMKHQXGGHDENKFSYDSDLIEGGPXGDKLEKINYENKFEASXSGGSVCKSSMKFYTFGDYVITXDEIKALIKGSEGVYKAIEAYLLANPDACD